From Theileria annulata chromosome 1, complete sequence, *** SEQUENCING IN PROGRESS ***, one genomic window encodes:
- a CDS encoding Rab GTPAse, putative (Tap349e08.q2ks7.C.cand.37 - score = 50.06), with protein sequence MSYYKYLFKYIIIGDTGVGKSCLLLRFTDKRFKPDHDLTIGVEFGTRFITVQGEQIKLQIWDTAGQESFRSITRSYYRGAAGALLVFDISRRSTFEHLTKWLEEVRDHGSPTMSIILIGNKTDVASREVEYHEGKQFADQNDLIYMETSAKGDYNVEAAFLTTAELIYENVKNGLFDIESGVQGVKRGPMGVSSRSMFILIIKIQLLRYW encoded by the exons atgTCATACTATAAATACCTTTTCAAGTACATCATTATTGGTGATACAG GAGTTGGGAAAAGTTGTCTCCTGTTAAGGTTTACAGATAAACGCTTTAAACCTGACCATGATTTAACAATTGGTGTTGAATTTGGAACTAGATTTATTACAGTACAAGGAGAACAAATTAAGCTACAAATTTGGGATACGGCTGGTCAGGAGTCATTTCGCTCAATTACTAGATCATACTACAGAGGAGCGGCGGGAGCATTGCTTGTATTCGATATTTCTAg gAGATCAACTTTTGAACATCTTACCAAATGGCTTGAGGAAGTCAGAGATCATGGATCTCCTACCATGTCCATCATACTAATCGGAAATAAAACTGATGTGGCATCCAGAGAAGTTGAGTATCATGAAG gCAAGCAATTTGCTGACCAAAATGATCTTATTTACATGGAAACCTCAGCTAAAGGAGATTACAACGTGGAGGCT GCGTTTCTAACCACGGCTGAGTTAATATACGAAAACGTCAAAAATGGCCTTTTTGACATTGAATCAGGG GTACAAGGCGTAAAGAGAGGACCCATGGGAGTCTCAAGTAGAAGTATGTTCATTctaattatcaaaatacAGTTATTAAGATattggtaa